The Faecalibacterium sp. I3-3-89 sequence CACCGGATAGGTGACGTCGGTCTTTTCGGCCCAGCTGTGGGCGGTCAGCCACGGGTCGGGCTTTTCGTTCTGGACGCCGTCCTCAAAGGACTGGTGGAACAGGCCGAAGTGATACCGCAGGCCCACGCCGTCGCCGGGCAGGCCCAGCGTTGCGAGCGAGTCCAGAAAACAGGCCGCCAGACGGCCCAGACCGCCGTTGCCCAGAGAAGGTTCCGGCTCCACCTCTTCGATGTCCGACAGGCGCTTTCCGGCAGCAGCCAGTGCATCGCGGGCTTCCTCGTACAGCCCCAGATTGATGAGGTTGTTGGACAGCAGCTTGCCGATGAGAAATTCGGCACTGATATAGTACAGCTTGCGGCCGGTGACGGGCTGCACACGGTCTGCGCTCTTCTGCCGGACAAGCTCCAGCAGAGCGAGGTACAGCTCCTGATCCGTGCAGTCGGCCAGCGGCTTGCCCGTGAGATTCTGTAAGGTCTCGGTGAAGTTCATAAATGGATCCTCCTTTGCTACGGAAAACAGGTTTGACATCTGCAATTCAAGATATACCACATAAAACGATCAAAATCTTGCCTTAAAAGTGCAGACTATGGTACAATTTCGTTTTTACGCCCGGCACCCTCCACGCCCTGCGGCAGACGGAGGGACAGTCCATGGAATACGAGAATCTTATTTTTGAGCTGGAGCTTCTGGGTGGTGCGGAGGACCTTTGCGCCGAGAAATATCTGCTTCCGCTCCAGAGCGGGCGGCTGTCGCTGCCTGCCCGTCTGACCCCAAACGATTTGTGTTATCTTCAGGCTGCCGCCTGTCTGCGGGAGGTGGAGGAGGCCAACCGCTCGAAGCTCCCCGGCTATGAACTGCTGGTCAAGGGGGCGCTGCTGCGCTTTTTGGCCCTGCTCATTGCACAGGGAAAACAGCAGCTCCCCGCAGAGACCGCCGACACCCAGCGGCTGAAAGCCGTCCTGCAATGGCTCTCGGCCCATTATGCCGAGGCGCTTCGGGTCGCCGATGCTGCCGGGGTCTGCTCCTTCAGCGCCAGCCACTTCATGCGATGGTTCCGGCAGATGACGGGGCAGAGCTTCATCGCCTTTCTGAACGAATACCGCCTGAACGCCGCCGCCGAAGCGCTCCAGACTACGGATGAGACCATCCTGACCATCGCCTCCCGGTGCGGGTTTGAAACTCTCTCCTATTTCAACCGGGCCTTCAAGGCACACTTCGGCATGACGCCGCGGGAATACCGGAAAAAATAGGAGAGGGCAGCATCCTTGCCCTCTCAACTTCGCTGCGCTCAGCAGCTCTCCCAAAGGGAGAGCCTCTGGCGAAACCAGAAACTTTGCAGGAAATGCCAAGGCCTCTCCCTTTGGACAAGGAGAATCTCCCCACAGCAGTGGCGGGTGTCCCCCCGGATGGCTTTTCGCCCACCGGCCAGCTCTGGGGCAACCCGCTCTACCGCTGGGAAGCGCACCGCGAGACCGGCTACCAGTGGTGGATCACCCGCTTGTGGTACTGCTTCGAGCTGTACGACGTGGTTCGCATCGACCACTTCCGCGGCTTCGACGAGTATTTCTCCATCCCCTACGGCAGCGAGACCGCCGCGCCGGGCCACTGGGAGAAAGGCCCCGGTATCGAGCTGTTCCGCGCTGTGGAGCAGGCACTGGGCAAGCGGAACATCATCGCGGAAGACCTTGGCTACATGAGCGACACCGTGCGTCAGCTGGTGCGGGACAGCGGCTTCCCCGGCATGAAGGTGCTGGAATTTGCTTTTGACTCCCGGGATACCGGCAGTGCCAGCGACTATCTGCCCCACAACTACTCTGTGAACAGTGTGGCCTATACCGGAACCCACGACAACGAAACGCTGGTATCGTGGTACAAGACCATCACTGCCGCCGAGCGTACCATGGTGCGGGACTATCTGTACGACTACGCCACCCAAGAGGAGCAGCTCTATAAAAGCATGATCGCACTGATCCTGCGCAGCGCAGCGGCGACCTGCATCATCCCCATGCAGGACTGGCTGGGGCTGGACAACTCCGCCCGCATCAATCAGCCCTCCACCGTGGGCCAGAACTGGTGCTGGCGGCTGAAAAAGACCCAGCTGACCAAGAAGCTCCAAAAGGAGATCGGCCAGATGACCACCCGCTACGGGCGGAAGAACTGGGCCTGACCGCAAATGCGGCCCATAACTGCATAAGCATGACAACGCCCCCGCTTCGGATGTTCTCCGAGGCGGGGGCGCTTTTTCGTATGGGGTCATTCTACCGATGCAAGAATAGAACGCATTTCTTCTGTTATGTGCTGGAGGTCTGTGCAGAGCTGTGCGATTTCCAAGGCGGGCACAGATGGATTACGCAAGCCACGCTGCTAAAAACAGCCCACTGGGCTGTTTTTGCGCTGTCTTCTGCGACAGCGCCGCAGCTGTTCGAATCCCCCCGCCAGTGTGAGTCTGACATTTATGCAAAAGAAAACCGCCAGTGTATTTCTACACCAGCGGTTTTTTCATGGAGCGAAGCAACCTAAATCCGAACCATTGCCCTCTGGGGCATCTTTGGCAGCAATCTCATCGAACGTGATGGTTTTTGTGCCGTCTTTGTAGTTGAATGTAATCAAAACTTTTTCATCATAGAGATAAACAGCATTCACGAACGTATTGATAAGCGTTTCCCGGTGGCTTTTCACGTTCGGGTCGAGTTTGCGGAAGTTGGTGAGCCAAAATTTCACAAAATCTGCGCTGACTTTCGGTTTCGCCAGCTTTTCTTCCGCGATGCGGATTTCCAACTCTTTCTGCTGAGCCTCCAACTTTTCCAAGCGTCCTTTGGTCGAGCTGGTCAGTACACCTGCCTGAATCGCATTTAACAGATTCTCGATGCCGTTCTCTATATCCTTCATCTGCTTTTCCAGCAGGGGCAGCACCGTGTTCTCCTGTTCCTGAAGAATCATCACCGCATCCACGATGGACTGGATACTGTCATCGTCACGAATCATCTTCATGGTTTCGTTGACTACCAGATCTTCCAGCCACTCTTTGCGGACGGTCTTTTTCTTGCAGGTCTTGGTGCGCTTGGCATTAGCACATTTATAATAATGGTGGACGTTCTTATTTCGACTCGTTCCGCACTCGCCGAACATCATCGCTCCACACATTCCACAGAACAGCTTGGTCGTCAGCAAATAATCGTCCTCCGCTTTGTGCCGAGCCGGAGCGCGGCGGTTCTTGGCGATTTTATCCTGTACACTGTCGAACAGTTCTTTCTCAATGATAACCGGGATGCTGTCCGGCATCACAATGTCCTTAAAACGGTTCTCGCCGATATAACGGCGGTTTGTCAGCAAGGTCTGAATACTGTTATAGGTGAACTTCTGATTGCGGTTGGTGGTCACGCCACTGTCGTTCAGCCAGTTCATCAGCTCTTTCATGGTTGCACCATCGTTGTAACGCTGAAAGACTTCTACCACAAAGGGAGCTTTCAAAGGGTCAATCTGGAAGAACTTTTCCTCGTCTACCGTATAGCCAATGGGAATCGTGCCGCCGTTGTACTTACCCTTCAGAACATTCTCGGTCATGCCGCGCACGACCTTTTCAGAAAGTTCTGCGGAATAGTACTCAGCCATGCCGGTGAGCATACTTTTGACCATAATACCTGCTGGGCCTTCTGAAATCGGCTCGGTGGCCGATACCAACTTGACGTGGTTCCGCTCCAACTGATACTCGTAGTGTGCCGAATCATAGCGGTTTCGGGCAAAGCGGTCAAGTTTCCAGACCAGCACAATGTCAAACAGCCGCTTTTCGCTGTCCTTTATCATCTGCTGGAACTCCGGACGATTGTCAGTTTTAGCGGAAAGGGCGCGGTCGATGTAGTGCTTGACGATGGTGATGCCGTTCTTTTCCGCATAGGCCGTGCATTCACGAATTTGGCCTTCAATGGATTCTTCGCGTTGGTTGTCGCTGGAATAGCGAGCATAAATCACGGCGGTCATGCAAACACCCCTTTCACTTCATTCTCCGCAGGCGGCGGACAAGGTCGGATGCACTGTACAGCACACGCGCCACCGACACAGCATCCTCGCCCACAATGTAGAACACCGAGTAGTTGTCCACCAGCATCTGCCGCAGCCCTTGGGTGCGCTCCGGCTCGCTTTCCACCAGCGCGCAGCGTTCCGGCAGGATGTTCAGCGATTGGATAGCTTCTGCAATGCGGTTATACTGCCCCATGGCCGTGTCAGACTCCAGCAGACGGTCAGCAATGTAGCTGTAAATCTGCTCCATATCACTGAGGGCTGCATGGGAAATTTTTACGTCATACTGCTTCATCTGTGCTGTTCCCTGAACTGTGCGAATGCGCTTGCGGCATCCACGGTATCACCGTTCTGAATTTCCTTAATGCCTACCTGCAGGGCTGCATGAAGCTGATCATCGGTCATGGTGTCAGCATTCAGAGCCGCAGGAGCCTTCGGCAAAGACAGCGAGAAGGGGATGCCGCCAGTCAGGGTGATCTGGCGCAGGTACATATCAATGGCGGTTGCCATCGGGATGCCAAGCTGTTTCAGTACATCCTCGGCTTGCTGTTTGACGCTGGGGCTGACCCGGACGTTCAGCATCATCGATTTTTCCATAGTTATCACCTCGAATCCATTGTAATGCTTTTCGCTTTACAAGTCAACTGAGTGTGCAGCCTCAATCAAAGTTCTCTTAGTTGCACAATATTTCTTGTGATATATTGGTTAAAGTGCCAAACATTTTCAAGTTGCTATTTTATTTGCAACAAATAAAATATAATTGTCGTATAATTATTAAATTAACCATATTAGTCCAGCGAGTTAAAACAAATTGGAGTTCTGAAGTTTCGTAGAAGCTAATTATGCTTTAAAGGAGAATCAACTATGAGAACAATGTTGCTGAAAGAACTAGTGTCCCATGATGTCCTAGAGTTTTGTTATGACATTAGGCATCTCCAAAACTGGAATGCGGATTCTATTTTTGTGTCCGATGATGATTTTTATTGTTTGAATCCTTATCTGGAACAAGTTATTCCTGATTTTTCCTATTATGCATCGCAGAAAATAACAACGGAACAATGGGAACAGATTGAAAAGCTTGCATTGGAAGATGGAAAATTTCGGGATTTTTTCCAAAAAATAAAAGAATGGAAAAGCAAAGATCCTGAAGGAAGTAATAGTTTTTGGATTCATGGAGTGTAGAAAGCCACTATAAAACTTGAGGTGTATCAATATCAACTGAGTGCTCATAAAAAGTAAAGCCCCGGATCCAGTTCGAGCATAGATTGCTCTAGATGGTTCCGGGGTTTACACACCAATTTTTTAGAGACTTTTTACGGAATCAACTTTTATTCTTGTAAACCATCAGCTATTCGACCAAAGTCACCATAAGACGGATAGCTGATGGTTTTCAACATTTACCGACGGTTTCATTAAAAATAAGGGCAATTGCTTGATTTTTATGGCTATAATTTTCTGATACTATGTTCAACCATTATTTATCATTCCAACCTTTTAAGATAGCCCAAAGATTCATGAGAAGGCCGATACCACCTAAAGTACATAGAATGCATCCTCCAATTACTGTAAGCGTAATGGATTGATTAAATCTGTACCTCAGAATATCAGCATCAGCACAAAGAACAAATACTATACCAACTAAAAAGACTATCGCAGAAAAAGTCACCGTAAAAAAATTTTTCATCATCCCATCAAATGATCCAAACTATATAGCAGATATTTAGAAGGCACATCCGCCTGACCAGTTTTGCTTGCCACTGTTTTTCCCGTTTGAATATCGACTTGTCTTTGCGTCCATGTGCAAGTTCTCGCATAAAACTGTACTCGATATTCTCTACTATTGTATGCACTGGTCTCCGGAGGACCTGCAAACTTCTGAGTTGTTTCATATCTTGCCGTTACGGATTTTTTTAGTTCAGCGGTTATTTCAAATGGAGTTCCGACTTTAAGAGACGTTCCAATTGTCTGTTCAAATGCTCTGGTCAAAGTTGTCGTTTGCCCCTTTGCTACTGAGATAACAAAATAGTTCTGGGCTTCCCATTCGGTTCCGTAAGAATATGAGGTTGGATAATTATATCGCCCTAATCGCTCCGATGAGCCTTGGAGAGCATCTTTATCATCAGAGGACGCATATCCCACATCATAAATTATAATAGTATCACCATACACCTCCATTTTTTTGCTCCCAATAGGAGCTTTTGTTTAGTCAACGTAATTCGCCTTATGTTTGTGACAGCTTTTTTGAAAAAATCTCTGCTTTTCGTTATGTTTGTACGCTTATACAAAAAATCTCCATGTTATTTGTTGATTCTAACAAATAACATGGAGGCTCATATTAAAAAATGTTTTCAGCGATTCTCGCAATCTCATCTTGTGAGATGTTTCCCATAATCGTGTTTGAAATGCCTCTCTGCTCCCAGCTTAAAATATATACTGTATCGCCGTTCTTTTCTACGCTCGTTCCCAAAGTTGCGTCTGCGTCTCCAACTTTTACGTTCTCATAAGTTGTATGCTCATTGTCAAACGAGGACTGTTGCCCCGGCTGTATAATGGAGCATCGAACAGTATATCCTTTACCGCTTCCTTTTGACGAGTAAACGTGCAAAAAGTTTTCTGCGCTTTCAAATTCCTGCTCACAATCTCGTTCAAAGCCATCCGGCACATAATAATCGCTGTATCCATTCGGAAGCTGTTCCAATGGTTCTCCATCCACTTGATACGTCAGCTGCATCTCAATGGGCAGAAATTTTTGAATCATCGTATAGACTGTCTTGCGGAAGTCTGCGCTTACTGCAAGCGCACCGAGAGTTAAAATTACCAGCGTCAGGGCTGCAACAAGCACCCGTTTCAGCATAGGGCGGCGTTTATGCAATGCCGCTTGCAGGCGAGCATCCCATCGGGAAGTATCCGGGTAGCGTTCCTTAAGCTGGGCCGGACTTGGCAGCTCATCCAGCTCTTTTTGTGCATCTGCACGGAGTGCCATCATCAATGCAGCGTCAAAAGAAACTTCTGTCCGCTCACTCATGGCTGTTTAGCTCCTTCCACAATAGTTTTCTTCCACGGAAAAGCCGCATCCGAACCACTTCATCCGTCAGTCCAAGCGATTCGGCAATCTCCCGGTTGGTGTAGCCCATTGCCAAAAGGCGAAGCGGATCACGGTACATCGGTTTCATCTGGCTGATCAGTTCTGTCAGGTGTTGGATGTTATCGGTGCTGACTACTGCATCGTCCGGCACCGGGGCATCGTCTGGTGCGGCCGGGACTTCTTCCAGCGGTTCTTCTCGCTGCTTGCGAAGCATATCGTATGCACGGCTTCTACTACAACTAACGAGATAAGCGGCGAGTTCGTGACAGTTTTCTCGATGAATTTTAGAAAAATTTTTGGCAACGTACAAAAACACTTCTTGCAGTACGTCTTCTGCCAGATACGAATCGCCCATAATTTTGTAAGCGGTATGGTAGACCAGCCGTTTGTAGGTATTATATACATCTATAAATTGTTCTTCGCTGCTCCGGTCATCCAGAACTGCCAGATACATTGCCAGCATTTTCGCTCACATCCCTCTTATCGGGAGGAATTATGTCAATTTGACACAATTCCTCTCTGCCCATTCAGATAAACCACCACGGCAGTTCCAGCCACAGGTTATCCATGGCCTGTTCCTCGGTCTTTTTGGCACGGCCTTTCGTCAGGTGAAAGTATATCGCCGTGCCGATCAGCGGATGTTCCTCGCCATCAGTAAAGCCATAGCGGTACAGCAGATAGGTCTGCTCTCGCTGGGTCAGCCGTTTCAGGCCATCGTACAGCTCCCGGCGCGATTCCTGCTCCTCCATAATGCTCTGCGGCTGCATGGCGTAGGGGTCGGCTATGGCTTCAATGCGCCGCAGCTGCTCTTCTCCCGGCAGAACATCGTCCAGCGAAACGCGCTGGTAGCAGACGCCGTCCTTGTCCTCCGTTACCATCCGCTGTTCAAAAGCGGCAAAGGCATCCCGCACCATGTCCATCATGGCGTTGCGGATGGCCGGAGCTGCGTAGGTCAGGAACTTCATGCCGCGCGCTGCATCGAACTTCGGCACGACCTTCCACAAGCCCAGATTGCCCGCCTGTTTCAGATCGTCCGTGTCAAGGTTCAGGCCAGACTGTGCCAGATTCATGCTGCGGAAAAGGTCATTTGCCACCTTGCCAATAAAGGACTTGTTGTTGTCAATCAAGCTGTCCAACGCGGCAGCATCGCCTTTCTGTGCCAGCGCACAAAGCCGTTCATTCGTCTGCTTCATGGGCGTTTTCCTGCTCTGCGGCAGACTGCAAGATTCCCAACAGACCGCTTCGCAGCTGTTCCAGTGCTTCCGGCGTGGCTCCTTCCATGCCCGAAACACTGTCCAACATTGCATCTGTCAACTGCTCTGCCGTAATCGTTGGGTGCTGCACATCCTGCCCTTTGGTCAATTCGGTGAACATCTTCTCTGCCACTTTCTTGCTCATGGCTTCCTGTTCGGCGTAATGGCTCCCGATGTCCTTTTTGATTTCCTTGACCGTTGCCATGAAGTACATCTCAATGTCATCAAGGTCACCTTGGTATACTGGCTTTCTCCGAAGGCTGATGTCCTTTGCGGCTTTGGCTGCTTCCGGGGTCTTGACCCTTGTACGCAGCAGGGTGCTCAATGTCGTGAGCATGGCGTTCTGTGCTGCGATGCCGGAAGCAAAGGTATCATCAAAATACTGCGATATGCGGTAAGTAAGCTCTGCGAAGCGAGCGTTTTCCAACAGCAGGTTGACCACCTCTGTATTGACACGTCCTGTGTAGAGGTTCTTTGCGGCTTCTACGGACAAGCCTAACTCGGCAATGTCGTAGTTCTTGCGGTCGGGAATGTTGGTTTCTCCCAGCAGAAAATCCGTGGACACGTTGAACAGCCTTGCAATTTTCAGCACCTGCTCATGGGTCAGGGTTCCCTTTGCACCGCTGATAAAGCGGCTGATGGTGCTCTTGGAGCAGCCGAGTTCCTTGGCAAGTTCTGGTTGGCTGATGTTGTGCTCTTTCATCAAGTCCGCAAGACGGATGTTGGATGGTGCGGGCAGATATTCCTGTGCCATGTGGTCGGCCCTCCTTTTTGAGCTTTTTCCTCATTATAATACGCTCTGCCGTTTTGTTCAATATACGGTTACCTCTCTGCCCTCGCTGTTGCAGTCCTGCAACCAGTGAGGGCATTTTTCTTTTTCCGTTGCAGTTCTGCCGCTTTTTCGCCTTTTCTGCAAAATTTTCCGTATATTCAGGCAGGAAGCAAAAAACACCAGAGTTCCCACGCTAGGGACTCTGGTGCAACGCACGAAACAAAGGAGGAATGCCCTTGAGCCTGTATCAAACTGTCAAGTCCGCCATCACCGTTCGGCAGGTGGGAGAGATGTACGGCATGGAGCCCGACCGCCATGGCATGGTGTGCTGTCCGTTCCACTCCGACAACCACCCCAGCATGAAGCTGAACGACACCTATTATTATTGCTTTGGCTGTGGAGCCAATGGAGATGCCATCGACCTCACCGCCAAGCTGTTCGACCTGAACCCCCGGCAAGCCGCCGAGAAGCTGATAAATGACTTCGCGTTTGCGAAGCAATGCAGTCCCCAGTGGGGACTGCAAGTGACAGAGCGGTCTTGCGTCAGCAAGATGGAGGGGCCCTGCCCCGACAAGCTCTGGCTTGACCCGGACAAGCCGCCCGCCAATGCCATCGCCCTGCTGCCGCCCAAGCGTGACCTGACGGACGAGCAGTGGGCAGACATCGCCTACTGCCTGCGGGTATTGACCGATTATCTCGACCTGCTGCACGACTGGCGAGAGTGTTACAAGCCTACTAGCCCGGAAGAACCGCTGGACGAGCGGTTCGTGGAAGCCCTCCACACGACCGAGACCATCGAGCACCTGACGGACTGCGTTGCTTTTGGGACGCCCCAGCAGAAGGCCGCTGCCGCCGCACAACTGCTGTCCGGGTCGTACCTGCTGATGCTGGAAGAGCGCACCGACCGCCTTGCTCTGGCAAAGTGCGCCTAATAATTTATTCACCCGAAGTGGTGGGTCTCACCGTGAGACCAACCACTTCACTTTTCTAAAGGAGAACCACCCTATGAAGAAAAACATTTCCCGCAACCCCTTATGGCCGGACTGGTACAACGGCAAGAAGATCGATGAAGTCCAGTTTGGCCGTGCCTTTCTGGAGCAGTGGCCGTTGAAATGCGTCAACGGAACGCTGTACACGCTGGACGGCCCGGTGGAGGACGAAAGTGAGATCAAGCAGCGCATCTTGGAGAACATCGAGGAATATGTCACCTCCGGCCTGTCCAAAAAGGTCACCAACATTCTGGAGACCATCAAGCTGCTGGCCTTTTCCGACCCGTTCCCCATCGAGCAGGACTGCATCCACCTCCAGAACGGCGTGTACCATCTGCCGGACGGCACCTTTCAGGAAAGCCGCCTGTTTTGCCAGAACCGCCTGCCGGTGAAGTACGATCCCAAAGCACCCACCCCTGACCGCTGGCTGACCTTCCTGCACGAACTGCTGGACGATGCCGACATCCCCACCTTGCAGGAATATCTGGGCTACTGCCTCATCCCCAGTACCAAGGGGCAGAAGATGATGCTCATCGTTGGCAAGGGCGGCGAGGGCAAGTCCCGCATCGGGCTGGTGCTCAAGCGACTCATGGGAGATGCCGCCAGCAATGGCAGCGTCCAGAAAGTCGAGAACAACCGTTTTGCCCGTGCCGATCTGGAACGCCGCCTGCTGATGATCGACGATGATATGGACATGAACGCCCTGCCCAAGACGAATTATATCAAGACCATCGTGACTGCCGAAGCCAAGTTGGACTTGGAGCGCAAGGGTGTCCAGAGCTACCAGCGTGACATCTACGCCCGGTTCCTCTGCTTCGGCAACGGTGCGCTGACCTCGCTGTACGACCATTCGGACGGCTTCTTTCGCCGCCAGCTCATCCTGACCACCAAGGACAAGCCTGCCGACCGCACGGATGACCCCTTCCTTGTGGAGAAGATGTGCGCCGAGTTGGAGGGCATCCTGCTCTGGTGTCTGGAAGGGCTGCACCGGTTGGTGCAGAACGATTTCCGCTTCACGGTCAGCGAACGAGCCGCCGCCAACGTGGACACCATCAAGCGCAGCAGCAACAATGTCATCGACTTCATGGAGTCCGAGGGCTACTTCCGCTTCAAGGCGGACTACTCCATCAGCTCCAAGGAGTTCTACGACATTTATAAACAGTGGTGCGAAGACAACGCCTGCCACAGCGTATCGGCCATCCGTTTCAGCGCCGAACTGCGCCAGAATGACCGCCGCTATAACCTTGAAGCCACCAACAACATCTACCTGCCCGGTGGCCGCAGGGTGCGGGGTTTCGTGGGCATTGAGCCGCTTGTCCACCCCTGCCCGTAAAAAGTGCATTTTTTTACGGAAGAAGTTCGTACAACCTGTACGGTCTGTACTTGTACGCACCTGTACGGAAAATTCAAGTAAATTAAAACGTGCTATCGTTTATATTTCAAATTTCCGTACGCCGTACAGACCGTACGGGTTATTTGAAGTCCGTACGCAATTTTTTCAGATGCGTACGGAGCAATCAAGTTCGCATTGTGCGAACTTGATCGTAGCTCTCCCGCAGGAGACGTTCCCCCTCGGAGAGTCCTCGAAGAGCCCACTACACTTTGCAGCCCATAGGGATGAAAGTGTTATAGTGGGTTATTACACTTCCGAAGAAGTGCATCTCCGTTCCCCGTTACCTCCCGATGAACCCCGAAAGGAGGGATGCCCTTTGGCAAGAAATGATGGTATTGACCGCACAAGTGTCCGAAACCTCGCCGTTTCGGATAAGGCCGTTGGTAACACCCAGCAGCACAACGAGCGCGAAAAGGACAGCTATCGGAACCCCGATATTATCCCCCAGCGCGCTGCATGGAACGTCCACTTCAAAAAGCCAACCGCCAGCTACACCGACCTATTCGCCCAACTGGAAGCCGCCGGAACCATCTCCACGCGCGGCTTGAAGCCGGATGCCACCCATTACTGCGAGCTTGTCTTTGATGTCAACTCGGCCTACTTTGACAACCACGGCGGCTACGAGTTCGCCAAGCAGTTCTATGAGGATGCCTACCAAGCTGCCGTTCAAATCGTGGGCGGTGAGCAGTATATCCTCTCGGCAGTCATGCACGCCGATGAGATCAACCGTGCCATGACCGAAGCATTAGGCCGTGAAGTCTACCACTATCATCTCCATGTGGTCTATGTGCCTGTGGTGGAAAAGCAGATCCTCTGGTCGAAACGCTGCAAGGACAAGGCACTGGTCGGCACCGTCAAGGAGACTGTCATGCAGGTCAGCCGGAGCAAGAAGTGGGCATCCAAACCTCTGCTGGACGATGCCGGAAAGCCTGCGCTGCAAAAGAACGGCAAGCCAGTCCTGAAGAAGTCGTACAGCGTCTTGCAGGACAACTTCTTCAATTTTATGCGCGCTGCCGGGTACACCGATATAGAGCGCGGTGAACGCGGCAGCACTGAAGAACACCTGACCGTCACCCAGTTCAAAGTCCAGCGGGAGCAGGAGCGTCTGGACAGCCTGACTGCCCAGATTGACCAGAAAGAGCAGCACCTCACCCAAACCAACAAAACCCTCTCCAAGACCGAAAAGGAACTTGCCGCTGTGCAGAAAAAGGCCACGCTCACGAAAGAAGCCCTCATTCATGCGCGCGATCTGGATTATATCGGCAAGCGCACCATTCTCGGTAACTACTCGCTGACCGAAGAAGAATTTTCCAAGCTGAAAAAGCAAGCCGACCACGGCTATATGATGGACGTGGAGAACCG is a genomic window containing:
- a CDS encoding DNA primase family protein → MKKNISRNPLWPDWYNGKKIDEVQFGRAFLEQWPLKCVNGTLYTLDGPVEDESEIKQRILENIEEYVTSGLSKKVTNILETIKLLAFSDPFPIEQDCIHLQNGVYHLPDGTFQESRLFCQNRLPVKYDPKAPTPDRWLTFLHELLDDADIPTLQEYLGYCLIPSTKGQKMMLIVGKGGEGKSRIGLVLKRLMGDAASNGSVQKVENNRFARADLERRLLMIDDDMDMNALPKTNYIKTIVTAEAKLDLERKGVQSYQRDIYARFLCFGNGALTSLYDHSDGFFRRQLILTTKDKPADRTDDPFLVEKMCAELEGILLWCLEGLHRLVQNDFRFTVSERAAANVDTIKRSSNNVIDFMESEGYFRFKADYSISSKEFYDIYKQWCEDNACHSVSAIRFSAELRQNDRRYNLEATNNIYLPGGRRVRGFVGIEPLVHPCP
- a CDS encoding plasmid recombination protein; amino-acid sequence: MARNDGIDRTSVRNLAVSDKAVGNTQQHNEREKDSYRNPDIIPQRAAWNVHFKKPTASYTDLFAQLEAAGTISTRGLKPDATHYCELVFDVNSAYFDNHGGYEFAKQFYEDAYQAAVQIVGGEQYILSAVMHADEINRAMTEALGREVYHYHLHVVYVPVVEKQILWSKRCKDKALVGTVKETVMQVSRSKKWASKPLLDDAGKPALQKNGKPVLKKSYSVLQDNFFNFMRAAGYTDIERGERGSTEEHLTVTQFKVQREQERLDSLTAQIDQKEQHLTQTNKTLSKTEKELAAVQKKATLTKEALIHARDLDYIGKRTILGNYSLTEEEFSKLKKQADHGYMMDVENRRLKEELSTAKKEAVRWSNKYHDLWYDVKPYLDALHRAPELVRGFLEKILAPKQERTMNVPQRNRKRGQDMEL